One region of Vigna angularis cultivar LongXiaoDou No.4 chromosome 10, ASM1680809v1, whole genome shotgun sequence genomic DNA includes:
- the LOC128194436 gene encoding uncharacterized protein LOC128194436, translating into MAPRLPPPPPPQTNEHDVPNNTRLLESVIEKLQEQNAVLMQQNATNSQNLEAARANSEMTQRQLMEILAATRGTPGASASNATHQAEWTLESFLQHRPTKFDGKCPPDGADQWIRDMEQIYDAKECPNDRRLAFTEYLLTGEASHWWSTAKMLLTESHSPISWKVFKEKFYEEYFPDSVRFGKEVEFLQLVQGNMSVSEYTNRFKHLVRFHTLATSEVWQCRKFENGLRSDLKVLISSLCIKSFPAMIERAKVLEKNVAEAERQKKQQQATRGSIMSRPNLNRNRLPYARPAQPSNSQAMVVAGQSGQHGSVRCFKCGGPHYRSSCPLLEGAKYCTRCRRNGHMEHECNMGGRAVMRPPNAGRMQQNRGGRTQAVGRVYAITGAKAASSEVEGRNYKVNLICLPLKDLEVILGMDWLAANRILIDCGAKELVFPDEYEVELSVTLGQLKEDIVDGASCFLIMTHSDERLEGLNHEQSSSKSSGERSVVDEFPDVFPDEVPGLPLPREVEFTIDLVSNAGPISIAPYRMSPAELVELKEQIEELMDKQFIRPSASPWGAPVLLVKKKDGSSRLCIDYRQLNKLTIKNKYLLPRIDDLLDQLRGATIFSKIDLRSGYHQIRVKEEDIQKTAFQSRYGHYEYVVMPFGVTNAPAIFMDYMNRIFRPYLDKFVVVFIDDILVYSKSYEEHEDHLRTVLGVLREKELYAKFSKCEFLMKEVQFLGHIVSAGGISVDPAKVRAVLEWESPRSVTKVRSFVGLASYYRRFIEGFSKIVAPLTQLTRKDQPFAWTDRCEGSFQELKNKLTSTPVLVIPDAAKPFVVYCDASHQGLGCVLMQEKRVVAYASRQLKVHEKNYPTHDLELTAVVFALKL; encoded by the exons atggcacctagacttcctcctcctcctccaccacagACCAATGAACATGATGTGCCCAATAACACGAGGCTGTTGGAATCTGTGATCGAGAAGCTACAAGAACAGAATGCTGTTCTGATGCAGCAGAACGCGACTAATTCACAAAATCTCGAAGCTGCTCGCGCCAATTCTGAAATGACTCAGAGGCAACTAATGGAAATTCTTGCAGCTACTAGGGGTACGCCGGGAGCATCTGCTTCAAATGCTACTCATCAAGCTGAGTGGACTTTGGAGAGCTTTTTGCAGCATCGCCCTACAAAGTTTGATGGGAAGTGCCCTCCTGACGGAGCTGATCAGTGGATAAGGGACATGGAACAGATCTATGATGCCAAGGAATGTCCGAACGATAGAAGACTGGCATTCACTGAGTATTTATTGACTGGGGAGGCCAGTCATTGGTGGTCGACTGCGAAGATGTTGCTAACAGAATCTCACAGCCCTATTTCCTGGAAAGTCTTCAAGGAAAAGTTTTATGAGGAGTATTTCCCGGATAGTGTTCGTTTCGGCAAAGAAGTGGAATTTCTCCAGTTGGTGCAAGGTAATATGTCTGTTTCTGAGTACACCAACAGGTTCAAACATCTGGTTCGTTTTCATACCCTGGCGACCAGTGAAGTGTGGCAGTGtaggaagtttgaaaatgggCTGAGAAGTGATCTGAAGGTACTGATATCCAGCCTGTGCATTAAGTCTTTTCCTGCCATGATTGAGAGAGCAAAAGTGTTAGAGAAAAATGTGGCTGAAGCAGAACGACAGAAAAAGCAACAACAGGCAACTAGAGGGTCGATCATGTCCAGGCCGAATCTGAATCGGAACAGGTTGCCGTATGCTCGTCCAGCACAACCATCAAATTCTCAGGCTATGGTTGTTGCCGGACAGTCTGGACAGCATGGATCAGTCAGATGTTTtaagtgtggaggaccacactacCGATCGTCGTGTCCTCTGTTGGAGGGAGCAAAATACTGCACTCGCTGTAGAAGAAACGGTCACATGGAGCACGAGTGTAATATGGGCGGACGAGCAGTAATGAGGCCACCAAATGCCGGAAGGATGCAACAGAATCGGGGTGGAAGAACACAAGCAGTTGGTCGTGTTTATGCGATAACGGGCGCGAAAGCTGCCAGTTCAG AGGTTGAAGGACGTAATTATAAGGTAAACCTCATCTGCCTACCCCTAAAGGATTTGGAAGTGAtcctaggaatggattggttggctgccaatcgcattctcattgACTGTGGTGCTAAGGAATTGGTGTTTCCGGACGAGTACGAAGTAGAGCTATCAGTAACGCTCGGTCAGCTAAAGGAAGACATTGTGGATGGTGCTAGTTGTTTTCTGATCATGACGCATTCGGACGAACGACTTGAAGGTTTGAATCATGAGCAATCGTCCAGTAAGTCGAGTGGAGAACGATCAGTCGTGGATGAATTCCCTGATGTATTTCCTGATGAAGTGCCTGGATTACCTCTTCCGCGCGAGGTGGAATTTACTATCGACCTAGTGTCGAATGCTGGACCCATCTCTATTGCACCTTATCGGATGTCGCCAGCAGAATTAGTGGAACTCAAGGAACAGATAGAAGAGTTAATGGATAAGCAGTTTATCAGACCAAGCGCATCACCTTGGGGAGCACCTGTActcttagtgaagaagaaggatggcagttcTCGTctctgcattgattacaggcagttaaacaagctgactatcaagaacaagtatcttTTGCCTCGGATTGACGACCTACTGGATCAATTACGTGGCGCGACCATATTTTCGAAGATTGATTTACGGTCGGGATACCATCAGATTCGGGTGAAGGAAgaagacatccagaagacagccTTCCAATCTCGttatggacactacgagtatgtagtaaTGCCATTCGGTGTGACAAACGCCCCAGCAATatttatggactacatgaatcgtATCTTCAGGCCGTATCTAGACAAGTTTGTGGTGGTATTCATTGATGATATTTTGGTCTACTCCAAGAGCTATGAAGAACATGAGGATCATTTGAGGACTGTTCTGGGCGTACTAAGAGAAAAGGAGTTGTACGCCAAGTTCTCTAAATGTGAATTTTTGATGAAGGAAGTGCAGTTCTTGGGACACATAGTTTCAGCTGGAGGAATATCAGTGGATCCGGCAAAAGTAAGAGCAGTATTGGAGTGGGAGAGTCCACGTTCGGTAACTAAAGTTCGTAGCTTTGTGGGACTCGCGAGCTACTATAGACGGTTCattgaagggttttccaagataGTAGCTCCGTTGACTCAGCTGACCAGAAAAGATcaaccgttcgcttggaccgatcggtgtgaaggaAGTTTCCAAGAATTGAAGAATAAGTTAACAAGCACCCCGGTATTGGTCATTCCTGACGCGGCTAAACCATTCGTGGTGTATTGTGACGCGTCTCATCAGGGTTTGGGTTGTGTACTCATGCAAGAAAAGAGGGTGGTTGCGTATGCTTCTCGGCAACTGAAGGTTCACGAGAAGAATTATCCAACTCACGACTTGGAATTAACAGCAGTCGTCTTTGCTTTGAAACTCTAG